Proteins co-encoded in one Spiroplasma gladiatoris genomic window:
- a CDS encoding HAD-IIB family hydrolase has translation MSKKWWFSDYDGTILLDSSEGIYKQDLDFINKWIRNNNNFVIASGRNRDDLKNILKTNNLIYNYLITNNGAMVHDKNDKVILHKTISLEVRKDILKLINKWKDKVGIQLLFGNESLTVSCIKNKRKDVEPNQMVELHWLKVNNLSLNFESKVLNDKNLDTIKFYSYLEDLDCIEKDFAIIKNTRYMQTYYFVLELTNKEASKLDGIKEIQKIFNIKENDIYVSGDGENDIEMLEAFQNSFVVSSGNKKALKAGKHVIDSISDIKKYVEE, from the coding sequence ATGAGTAAAAAATGATGATTTTCAGATTATGATGGAACAATTTTATTAGATTCTTCAGAAGGTATTTATAAACAAGACTTAGACTTTATTAATAAATGAATAAGAAACAATAATAACTTTGTAATTGCTTCTGGAAGAAATAGAGATGATTTAAAAAATATTTTAAAAACAAACAACTTAATTTATAACTATTTAATAACAAATAATGGAGCAATGGTACACGACAAAAATGATAAAGTAATTTTACACAAAACAATTTCTTTAGAAGTTAGAAAAGATATTTTAAAACTTATTAATAAATGAAAAGATAAAGTAGGTATACAACTTTTATTTGGTAATGAAAGTTTAACTGTGTCATGTATAAAAAATAAAAGAAAGGATGTAGAACCTAATCAAATGGTAGAACTACATTGATTAAAAGTAAATAATTTATCTTTAAATTTTGAAAGTAAAGTTTTAAACGATAAAAACTTAGACACAATAAAATTTTATAGTTATTTAGAAGATCTTGACTGTATTGAAAAAGATTTTGCAATTATAAAAAATACACGTTATATGCAAACTTATTATTTTGTATTAGAACTAACAAATAAAGAAGCCTCTAAATTAGATGGAATAAAAGAAATACAAAAAATATTTAATATAAAAGAAAATGACATTTATGTTTCAGGTGATGGAGAAAATGATATTGAAATGCTTGAAGCTTTTCAAAACTCTTTTGTTGTATCTTCAGGAAACAAAAAAGCTTTAAAAGCAGGTAAACATGTTATTGACTCGATAAGTGATATTAAAAAATATGTAGAGGAATAA
- a CDS encoding MerR family transcriptional regulator, with product MMETKKFYVSEIAKQFHLTQNTIRFYEKKGLLPCMKRDSNNYRYILEEDIKWFNTVICLKKTGMSISDIKKYISLAQKGNTSANERLEMITKQKTQVVNQIEFLKKQLEFLNYKTDFYKKILENK from the coding sequence ATGATGGAAACAAAAAAATTTTATGTAAGTGAAATTGCAAAACAATTTCACTTAACCCAAAACACTATAAGATTTTATGAAAAAAAAGGTTTATTACCTTGTATGAAAAGAGATTCAAACAATTATCGTTATATTTTAGAAGAAGATATTAAATGATTTAATACAGTTATTTGTTTAAAAAAAACAGGTATGTCTATAAGTGATATTAAAAAGTATATTTCACTAGCACAAAAGGGAAACACAAGTGCTAACGAACGTTTAGAAATGATTACAAAACAAAAAACACAAGTTGTTAATCAAATAGAGTTTTTAAAAAAACAACTAGAGTTTCTAAATTATAAAACAGATTTTTACAAAAAAATTTTAGAAAATAAATAA
- a CDS encoding zinc-binding dehydrogenase, with amino-acid sequence MKAVFGSNYPNKVVEIKDVEKPKNLKEDEVLVKTLFCSLCHSDLSMAIGEWGEKSKTSVGHESIGEVVEIGKNVKDLQVGDYVVGPAGIRGACEECKYCLRGEEVFCSEGIFIDKRGYGTMQEYTIEKANFSIKVPKNIDLASACIITCAGLTVYKGFKLANTIKNDIVAIYGIGGLGNIAIEYAKNVFGLKVIAIGSNEDSLKIAKEKGADLIINWKKQNVESEINKFTNNQGVDLAMVTSSTIEQFSLALKSLAPLGKLCSIGLPNKDLNINILDLTFGQKTIYGSLIGTRQDLKEALQALYDNKVHPDFEIKSIDKAEKYFELMNENKLFKRIVFDFSK; translated from the coding sequence ATGAAAGCAGTTTTTGGAAGCAACTATCCTAATAAAGTTGTAGAAATAAAAGATGTAGAAAAACCAAAAAACTTAAAAGAAGATGAAGTACTAGTAAAAACTTTATTTTGTAGTTTGTGCCATAGTGATTTGAGCATGGCAATTGGAGAATGAGGAGAAAAATCAAAAACAAGTGTTGGTCATGAATCTATTGGAGAAGTTGTTGAGATTGGTAAAAATGTAAAAGATTTGCAAGTTGGAGATTATGTTGTAGGACCAGCTGGTATTCGTGGTGCATGTGAAGAGTGTAAATATTGTTTAAGAGGTGAAGAAGTATTTTGTAGTGAAGGTATTTTTATTGATAAACGTGGCTATGGAACAATGCAAGAATATACTATTGAAAAAGCAAACTTTAGTATAAAAGTTCCCAAAAATATAGATCTTGCTTCAGCGTGTATTATTACATGTGCTGGACTAACAGTTTATAAAGGTTTTAAATTAGCTAATACTATTAAAAATGACATTGTTGCAATTTATGGAATTGGAGGTTTAGGAAATATTGCAATTGAGTATGCTAAAAATGTTTTTGGTTTAAAAGTAATTGCAATTGGTTCGAATGAAGACAGTTTAAAAATAGCGAAAGAAAAAGGAGCAGACCTAATTATAAATTGAAAAAAACAAAATGTAGAGTCTGAAATTAATAAATTCACAAATAACCAAGGTGTAGATTTAGCAATGGTAACTAGTTCTACTATTGAACAATTTAGTTTAGCTTTAAAAAGCTTAGCTCCTTTAGGAAAACTTTGTTCAATAGGTTTACCTAATAAAGATTTAAATATAAATATTTTAGATTTAACATTCGGACAAAAAACAATATATGGATCATTGATTGGAACTAGACAAGATTTAAAAGAAGCTTTACAAGCTTTATACGATAATAAAGTTCATCCTGATTTTGAAATTAAATCAATTGATAAGGCAGAGAAGTACTTTGAATTAATGAATGAAAATAAACTTTTTAAACGAATTGTGTTTGATTTCTCAAAATAA
- a CDS encoding Cof-type HAD-IIB family hydrolase, whose protein sequence is MKWWFSDYDGTINLNHNDSIDPKDLNFINRWIKQGNTFAIATGRMVGEIQDILKKAKVPYNYIICNNGAMVYEKEKGIIAKTPIPFEYRKNISEIFKELRNNFILGYCLLDQRMSYSKIYTKEVEENPFLIKYAPKKNNFEQGQKDILENPDLNLLYIYINQSEARDVKKMLQEKFKGLKVVRTHANVIEVMHKEVSKAHGILEIQKLKHFELDDVITSGDGENDIEMLALTKNSFVMKNYQPGVEEYGKHIISNVWEIEEYLKK, encoded by the coding sequence ATGAAGTGATGATTTTCAGATTATGATGGAACAATTAATCTAAACCATAATGATTCAATTGATCCAAAAGATTTAAATTTTATAAATCGTTGAATAAAACAAGGAAATACTTTTGCTATTGCAACAGGAAGAATGGTTGGAGAAATACAAGATATTTTAAAAAAAGCAAAAGTACCTTACAACTATATAATTTGTAACAATGGAGCAATGGTTTATGAAAAAGAAAAAGGAATAATTGCCAAAACCCCAATACCTTTTGAATATCGTAAAAATATAAGTGAGATATTTAAAGAATTAAGAAATAATTTTATTTTAGGCTATTGTCTTTTAGATCAAAGAATGTCCTACTCAAAAATATACACAAAAGAAGTTGAGGAAAATCCTTTTTTAATAAAGTATGCGCCTAAAAAAAATAATTTTGAACAAGGACAAAAAGATATTTTAGAAAACCCTGATTTAAATTTGTTATATATTTATATAAATCAATCTGAAGCAAGAGATGTAAAAAAAATGTTACAAGAAAAGTTTAAAGGTTTGAAAGTTGTAAGAACTCACGCAAATGTAATTGAAGTAATGCATAAAGAAGTTTCTAAAGCGCATGGAATATTGGAAATTCAAAAATTAAAACATTTTGAATTAGACGATGTTATTACAAGTGGTGATGGCGAAAATGATATTGAGATGTTAGCTTTAACAAAAAACTCTTTTGTTATGAAAAATTATCAACCTGGTGTTGAAGAATACGGAAAGCACATAATTTCTAATGTTTGAGAAATTGAGGAGTATCTTAAAAAATAA
- the rplJ gene encoding 50S ribosomal protein L10 — translation MSVSRPAHAKKDEIVKDITNRIKNCKGMVIAEYKNLSVAQMTQLRNKAREQGIFIKVYKDSLVSRAIEQLKITGLEPYLTQQNVYIFSDEEALYPAKLVDNFAKLNKDLKLKAGIYEGNVMDTAAINEIASLPSKEELYSMFASSLIYPLRQFMLTVKEIAKTRSE, via the coding sequence GTGTCAGTTTCAAGACCAGCACATGCTAAAAAAGATGAAATTGTAAAAGATATTACTAACAGAATTAAAAACTGCAAAGGAATGGTAATAGCTGAATACAAAAACTTATCAGTTGCTCAAATGACGCAATTAAGAAACAAGGCTCGTGAACAAGGAATCTTTATAAAAGTTTATAAAGATAGCTTAGTTTCAAGAGCAATTGAACAATTAAAAATAACAGGTTTAGAACCATATTTAACACAACAAAACGTGTACATATTTTCAGATGAAGAAGCTTTATATCCTGCAAAATTAGTTGATAATTTTGCAAAATTAAATAAAGATTTAAAGTTAAAAGCTGGAATTTATGAAGGTAACGTTATGGATACAGCAGCAATTAACGAAATTGCTTCTCTACCATCAAAAGAAGAACTATACTCAATGTTTGCTTCTTCACTTATTTACCCACTACGTCAATTTATGTTGACAGTAAAAGAAATCGCAAAAACAAGATCAGAATAA
- the rplL gene encoding 50S ribosomal protein L7/L12 encodes MAITKDDIIKALEEMKLTELNDLVKAIEDHFGVVAAAAVAAPAAGAADAAPTEVNVLLTNPGGNKVAVIKIVKELTGLGLMDAKKLVDGTLPATIKENVKVEDAEAIKKQLMDAGASVDLK; translated from the coding sequence ATGGCAATTACAAAAGATGATATTATTAAAGCTTTAGAAGAAATGAAGTTAACTGAGTTAAACGATTTAGTTAAAGCAATCGAAGACCACTTTGGAGTTGTTGCAGCAGCAGCAGTTGCAGCACCAGCTGCTGGAGCAGCAGATGCAGCACCAACAGAAGTTAATGTTTTATTAACAAATCCTGGAGGAAACAAAGTTGCAGTTATTAAAATTGTAAAAGAATTAACAGGATTAGGATTGATGGATGCTAAAAAATTAGTTGATGGAACATTACCAGCAACTATTAAAGAAAACGTAAAAGTTGAAGATGCAGAAGCAATCAAAAAACAATTAATGGATGCTGGAGCATCAGTGGATCTAAAATAA
- a CDS encoding CatB-related O-acetyltransferase — MAKSNKIDFLKDYITNEGIEVGDYTYFYSLNGVQGLKEFQNKNVLYHFPKITKTKLIIGKFCAIAEDVKFIMSGAEHRINSYSTYPFEMFLEFSNKSKINLKKNYKSNTIVENDVWIGYGATILPGVKIGNGAIIGAKSVVTKNVEPYTVVAGNPAKVIRKRFDNKKIFYLLDLKWWDKPIDKIIKLLETLTNE; from the coding sequence ATGGCAAAATCAAACAAAATAGATTTTTTAAAAGATTATATAACAAACGAAGGTATAGAAGTAGGTGACTATACTTACTTTTATTCTCTTAATGGAGTCCAAGGACTAAAGGAATTTCAAAATAAAAATGTTTTATATCACTTCCCTAAAATAACAAAAACAAAATTAATAATTGGTAAATTTTGTGCGATTGCAGAAGATGTAAAGTTTATAATGAGTGGAGCAGAGCATAGAATTAACTCGTATTCAACTTATCCATTCGAAATGTTTTTAGAGTTTAGTAACAAATCAAAAATAAATTTAAAAAAGAATTATAAAAGCAATACCATTGTAGAAAATGATGTATGAATTGGTTATGGTGCTACTATTTTACCAGGAGTAAAAATTGGTAATGGGGCTATAATTGGTGCAAAAAGTGTTGTTACTAAAAATGTTGAACCTTACACAGTTGTTGCTGGAAATCCAGCAAAAGTTATAAGAAAAAGATTTGATAATAAAAAAATCTTCTACTTATTAGATTTAAAATGATGAGATAAACCAATAGATAAAATAATTAAACTTTTAGAAACTCTTACTAATGAATAA
- a CDS encoding IS3 family transposase: MLKKNNMIISISRPGNSIYNAMCETFFSSLKEEWKTKLKQNSFINLKKVIDNYVEFYNYTRIMIKHNGPPAYAYIGFIPHKKNTSNNFEVFL; encoded by the coding sequence ATGCTAAAAAAAAATAACATGATAATATCAATATCTAGACCTGGTAACTCTATTTATAATGCAATGTGTGAAACTTTTTTCTCTTCATTAAAAGAAGAATGAAAAACTAAATTAAAACAAAATAGTTTTATCAATCTAAAAAAGGTAATAGATAATTATGTAGAGTTTTATAACTATACAAGAATAATGATTAAACATAATGGACCTCCGGCATATGCTTATATCGGTTTTATTCCACATAAAAAAAATACTTCAAATAATTTTGAAGTATTCTTATAA